The DNA segment CGTGCCAGTGCACGGCAGCCACAGGAAGCAAACCTAGGTACGGGCCACGTCGGGTTTAGAACCGTTTGGCATGAGCCTTAACGATGACAATGATTGCATAATCACTCTAAAACAAAGGGAGGTAATCGTATGGATTGCCTCCCTTTTACATCAGACTTTAAGCAGGTTCGACTACTCGCTCCGGCAATGTCCGCCATGTATACAACCAAATCAATGCGCCGATCCCCATTGCAATTGGAACCAACTGAATCGCACTTTGTAGCCCGATATAATCCGATGCTAAACCCACGATCGTTGGACTGATTGCATCTCCCAACAAATGAATCAACAAAATTGTGAAGGCAAATGCCCGTACACGAAGTGCGCTGGGTACGCAATTGGTCAGCATTGCATTTACAGGACCATTATAAAACCATAAGAAAAACTGGGCTAAAAACAGCATCGTTACCGCACCCATGGCATTTTGCAAGGTCAAAGCAAAAAAGCCAAAGATGGTTGCAAGCAACATCGACCAACCTGACAAGGCCATATAAGACTGGCGTGTCCATGCTTTTAATTTATCAGCAAGAAATCCACCTATAATGGTTCCAAGCAATCCACCCACGACAGCAGATAACCCGACATAGTGTCCAGATGCTTCAATAGACATACCACGATGACGCTGTAAGAATGTCGGGAACCAATCAGCAAGAGCACCCGCAGCAAACGTCACCACGGTATAACCGGCAACAACCAGCATATACTCACGATTGCGCAGTAGTAGACCGATTGCTTGTACCCACTTCGGGGGGATGACATCCGCATCAAGGTCAAAACGTCCACGACCTGGGTCACGAATCCACAGGGCAAGTAATGCCATGGCAATACCCGGTAAACCACAAATCAAAAATGCTGCGCGCCAGCCATACATCTCACCAAACATTCCGCCCAAGATGAAACCCATGGCAGAACCTACAGGAATGGCGACATAAAAAATCGTCAGTATCCGGTTACGGCGCTCGGGTGGAAAAAAATCACTCAGCAACGCAGGTGCAAGTGTTGCATAGGCTGCTTCACCCACACCGACTAACGCACGAGCAAGCATAAAAGTCCAAAAGCCTGTGGCAAAAGCAGCTAATGCTGTCGCCAGTGACCATAGAGCGACGCCCGCAGCAATCAATATTTTGCGAGGAAAGCGATCCGCCAAGGCACCAAACATCATGCTCGACAGCATATAGACGATTACAAAGCCGGTGATGGGTAAGCTGGTTTGAAAATCAGTGAGTTTTAAATCATGCTTAAATAGATCTTTCACCACACTCGGCACATATCGATCTAAATAATTGAGCAAGTTCATCATGGTCAGAATGAATATTGCGTATCCAGCGCCGCGCGTGGTGCTATTCAACAGCATGGCTAATCCTTGTTGTTCATTTTAAGTCATTGGGAATTAAAGGTGATCTTACATCGAATCTTATGAAATTGTGATATCAATCCAAAACACATACTCAGTTTTATTTAGCAAGCACCAAAATTCGCATCACTTACATGGAATGAGGTTTTAGATGAATGGTGATGGCCATCTCTAAATTGTCATAATTAAACTGTAATATTTGCTTAATTACTCTAAATAGAAGCCTTAAACTATGAATCAACCCTCATTTCGCTCATTACCAATTCTACGTTCCATGCCCCCGTTTCCAAAGCGTGTCCCCAAAAACACACCAAAACGCGGGCCTAATTTAGAATGCGAAATTGCTGAAGATTCAAAAACAATTCTCGAAATTCAGCGTTTTCGCGCTCAAGTATTCGGCGGTGCATACAACATTTACTTTGATGATGGCATCGATAACGATCAATACGACCAATACAGCATTCACGTACTTGTACGTGATACAGCAACCAAAAAAATTATCGCTTGTACCCGCGTCATTACGCCGAAAGCAAAAGAAAAGTTAGGTCAGTATTATTCAGAATCTGAATTTAACTTGGATGAATATTTGAAAGATAAAAAGCAAGTTTATGAAATTGGCCGTACGTGTGTCGATGAGGCTTATCGTGGTGGTAAAGCACTTGCGGTATTGTGGATGGGAATGGTGCCTCTCATTTTGAATCAGCTTAAAGCAGAATACTTGATTGGTACAGTGAGCGTGAACCTAACCTCTTCACATAAAAAAATCATTGCTACCGAAGGTTATTTACATAAAAAAGCAAAGCTTAAAGACTTTACCAGCCGAGTTCCTTTTGACTTGGAACACTATTTAACCAAAGAAGATGATTTCTTTAGTTTTGCTGAACATAGCCAACTGAAATATCATAAAAAAGACGTCCCTTCCCTGTTTAAAAAGTATCGCCGCGTTGGCGCATCATTCTCTAAAGAGGGCTACTTTGATGCTGACTTCAACTGCGTGGATTACTTTGTTTCCATCAAGGTGAATAAGCGCCTACTGTTTAAACTCAATGTTGTTTGTAAAATCATTGAAATGAAAAAGAAAAAGTCATAATAAACAATACTTTTAAATAAACTTACTCTCCAAGGTTGAATATGATCAATATTCAACCTTGGTTAAGCTACAATGATCACACATCATAGCTATTTCTGATTTTCAACTTTGCATATCACCAAATCTAACTAACATTATCGAGAAAAAACGTTTTTCAGATAAAGGCGAAACTGTTACATTTGCACATTATTTTTTGACCTACGAGCCAAGTAAGACAGCCATGTACGTCTACACTGAATTTGACCAAGCTTTGGTCGACGAACGCGTCGCACAATTCCGCGACCAAACCCAACGTTTCCTTTCAGGAACGCTCAGCGAAGATGAGTTTCGCCCATTGCGTTTGCAGAACGGTTTATATGTTCAACGCTACGCCCCGATGCTGCGTATCGCCGTACCTTATGGCGTACTGAACAGCAAGCAAATCCGTAAAATTGCGTCGATTAGCCAAACCTATGATCGTGGCTACGCCCATATTTCCACTCGTCAAAACATCCAGTTGAATTGGCCTGCACTTGAAAATGTGCCGGATATTCTTGCTGAACTGGCGACGGTACAAATGCATGCGATCCAAACCAGTGGCAATTGTATTCGTAATACCACCACCGACCAATTTGCTGGACGTATTCAAGGCGAAGTTGCTGATCCACGCCCGACCTGTGAAATTATTCGTCAGTGGTCAACCTTTCATCCCGAGTTCGCATTCCTACCGCGTAAATTCAAAATTGCGGTGAGTGCATTAAATGAAATCGACCGTGCGGCTACCGCATTTCATGATATCGGCGTGTATCTGGTTAAAAAAACCGATGTGGTTAAACGTATTGCCGACTATAAAATCCGCTTAGAGGCCGCAAAACAGGCTTTGGCATCTGCTGATGTGAATGGGGATCAAGAAGAACAGCAAGCACAATATGATGCTGTACTGCACTCCTTCCTCAATGTGGATCTGGTTGAGCAAGCACTGAATGATGAACCCTCAGAATGGGGCTATCAAATCATGGCCGGTGGTGGTCTTGGCCGTACACCGATCATTGGATCAATCATTCGTGAATTCTTGCCCCGTGAAGATCTAATCGCTTACTTAGAAGCAGTATTACGTGTCTACAATCTGCATGGTCGTCGTGATAACAAATACAAAGCGCGGATTAAGATTCTCGTGAAGGCACTGACGCCTGCTGTATTTGCTTCGAAAGCCGAAGCTGAATTCAATCAAATCCGTGCCGAACTTAAGGTTCCAAGTGATCTGTATGCCAAAATGGAAAAGAATTTTTCATTGCCAGCATACCAAGCATTGCCTGATCTTGATTTCACTGAAACCTTAAAAGCTAATCCAGTTTTTGCAAACTGGTATCGCATCAATACCCATCCAAACAAAACCCCGGGTTACCGCATCGTTAACATCTCGCTTAAACGTGCAGGTATTGCGCCAGGTGATGCAACTTCTGAAGAACTGGATCTGATTGCAGATTTGGCAGATAAATACAGCTTCGGTGAATTACGCTCTACCCATGAACAAAACATCGTGCTTGCGGATGTTGAGCAATCCAAGTTGTTTGAGCTATGGGAAACACTCACTCAATATAATTTAGCACGTGCACATATCGGCTTTTTAACCGACATCATTTGCTGCCCTGGCGGTGATTTCTGCTCATTGGCCAATGCAAAATCAATTCCGATTTCTGAAGCCATCAGCCGTCGCTATGAAGATCTGGATACCGTCTATAACCTCGGTCATCTTGACCTGAATATCTCTGGCTGTATGAACGCCTGTGGTCATCATCATGTCGGCCATATCGGTATTCTTGGCGTTGATAAAAAAGGCGATGAGTTCTATCAAATTTCCTTAGGCGGTAATGCTGGACACGATTCCAGTTTGGGTGACATTCTTGGACCATCCTTTGGTGCTGATGAAGTTGCCGATATTGTTGAAGAAATTCTCAATACCTATCTCGACAATCGTCAAACCATTAATGATGAAACAGAACGCTTCATCGATACCTATCGTCGTATTGGCTTAGCGCCATTCAAGGAGCGCGTCTATGCCAAATAATCAAACCTCAAATCTGGTATTAAACGTCGCAGGTGACTCGGCATTGAATACCTTTCAGCGTATTGCTGAAGATGGCACATTACCTACTGGTGATGTGACCTTAACCCTTGCGCAAATTGAGCGCTTGACTGAAATCAGTGGAAAAAAGGGCTTGGTTCTGACTGAGAAAGATTCACCAGAAACCACCACTTTGCCTTTAGCTGAGCTAGACCTGATTGAAATCCACTTCCCTGCCTTTGCAGATGGTCGAGGTTACTCATTTGCTACGCTGCTTCGTCGCCAAGGTTTTAAAGGCGAACTGCGTGCAACGGGTGATGTCTTTAAGGATGTATTGTTTTACTTAAAGCGTGTCGGCTTCGACAGCTTTATATTAAAGCAAGGCAAAGACATCGATGAAGCAAAAGGGGGTCTGCATGATTTTACCGCAGGTTATCAAGCATCGACTGCTGAACCTCAGGCACACTACCAAGCGGGTCGCTAATTGATTTTTTATTAGACTGTGAAAATAAAAAAACCGCTCATTGCGGTTTTTTTATTGCAAAGACTTGACCATAAAATCAGTGAAAGGTCAGAAATGGGTCATACATTCTTTTTCTTGCCCACGCTAGACTTCTTTTCAGAGTACTGATTCACCAATGCATTGCTGATACAAGCTGAATAAATAACTTTCGACAATAAATCATCACTGACTCAATGGAATGTCTATGAAAAATAATCGCTTGCTTTCCTCTATCCTGAGCCTATCCATGCTCTGTGCCATGCCACTGACCTCATATGCGCTACCAGATGGCTCCCAACCCCTCGGTGCAAACGGCCCCAATGTGGATGAGTTAGAAAAATACTCCGACATTTTCGCTCGCGCAAAGAAGATGATGGATGATCCTAAAACGTGGAATAAGATCCCGCCTAAAGTGACACTCTGTGTTTTCTCGCCAGAAGGTGCCAAAGGTAAAGGCTATGACTTTGCCATGAGCTATCTCAAACAGCTCCCCAAATATACGCAAATTGCAAAAAACATGGGCGTGGATCTTAAAGTCACGATGACATCGCCTATGGATATGCATATCGACATGGCCTCATCCATTGCCAAGCGTAAAGCCAGTACGGACGTCAAATTCCGCGTCTATACCAACGAAAAAATCGCTTCTGAAGATTTTAAAGCGGGTCAATGCGATGGCGTTGCGATGAGTAACCTACGCGCCAAAGAGTTTAATGGCTTCATCGGCAGCCTAGATGCTATCGGTGCAATCCCCTCTTATAAGCACCTCACTGAAGCAATTCAGTTACTGGCAAAGCCTGAAGCAGCTAAATATATGGTCAATCAAGACTATGAGATTGTTTCGATCATTCCCATGGGCGCTGCTTATATCATGGTCAATGACCGTAAGATCAATACACTGGCCAAAGCTGCAGGTAAGAAAATTGCTGTCTTGGACTTTGATAAATCACAAGCCAAGATGGTTCAACAAATCGGCGCTCAACCGGTTTCCGTTGACTTAACCACTATCTCGGGTAAATTCAATAATGGCCAAGTCGACATCATGGCAGGTCCAGCGTTGATTTTTAAACCGCTTGAACTCTATAAAGGCATGACCGCAGCTGATGGCTCAACAGTCAAAGGTGCCATCGTGCGTTTTCCTATCGTGCAGATCACCGGTGTGATGATGATGCATCGGGGTAAATTCCCTGATGGCGTTGGTCAACTGATGCGTGAGTTTGCATCGATGCAAATTCCTATGGCTTACTCATTCATTGACGAAACTGAAAAATCGATTGATGCTAAATACTGGATGGACGTCCCCGCTGCGGATAAGCCTGGTTATATGAAGCTGATGCGTGAGTCTCGCATTGAAATGACCAAAGAGGGTTTTTACGATAAGCGCATGATGAGCTTTCTCAAAAAAATCCGCTGTCAATTTGATGCAACGAACTATGAATGCAGCTTGACTGACGAATAAAGACAGAGCCAATATAACGATAAAACGGGTTTGTATTAGCCCGTTTTTCGTTTCCGTGAATCCATTTTCAGTATCCCTACATATTGTTTTAAATCGATAAATTTAAACTTGTAAGATGATTCACTCTGCCAAACCAAACTTGACCATAATATTGTAAAAACATGCTGCATAAGCCATATGATCTTTAATACACGATCGATAGACTCAAATCATGATATTGATGATCTGGTTTCACTTGGCTGAAAATAAAGTGAAGGAATCTATCGATAATAAATGATAACTTTCTACAAGGAATAGGTATGAAACACATTCAATCCCTGAAGGCCGTAGTCTGCACGTCACTACTGACCTTCATTCCATTATTAGCAGTTGCTGCTCCTGATGCCCCGCCTGCCGCAGATCAAAAGCAGATTGCGGATGCTGTGGTGCAGATTAAAAGCTTAATCAATGCCTCTGCACCAGACGGTGCAAAAATTGATACAGCTCCCCCTACACCTGAAGAAATCAAAAAATATACGGATATGTTTGGCCGTGCGAAGAAACTGATCGATGATCCAAAGACTTGGAATAAAATCCCGGCAAACATCACGTTATGTGTATTCTCTCCTGAGGGCACTAAAGGTAAAGGTTTTGACTTTGCCATGAAAGCAGTCAAAGATTTGCCAAAATTTACTCAGGTCGCAAAAAACTTAGGCGTTGACCTAAATGTCAAAATGACATCACCACTCGATATGCACATCGATATGGCTTCAGCAAAGGCCAAACGTAAAGCCAGCACAGATGTAAAAATCCGTGTCTATACCAACGAGAAAATTGCCTCAGAAGACTTTAAAGCGGGTCAATGTGACGGCGTGGCGATGAGTAATCTACGCGCTAAAGAATACAATGACTTTATCGGCAGTCTAGACGCGATTGGTGCAATTCCTTCCTATAAGCATTTAACTGAAGCGATTCAATTATTGTCTAAGCCTGAAGCCGCAAAATATATGGTCAATAAAGACTATGAGGTTGTTGCAATCATTCCCGTTGGCGCAGCATATATCATGGTCAATGATCGTAAGATCAATACCCTCGCCAAAGCAGCGGGTAAAAAGATTGCTGTCCTCGACTTTGACAAAACACAAGCAAAAATGGTGCAAAGAATTGGTGCACAACCTGTGTCCGTGGACTTCACAACCCTGTCCGGCAAGTTTAATAATGGTCAGGTGGATATCATGGCAGGGCCTGCTTTGATCTTTAAACCGCTTGAACTTTATAAAGGCATGACCGCACCAGACGGCACCGTAAAAGGCGCTATCGTCCGTTTCCCGCTGATACAAATCACAGGTGTCATGATGATGCATCGCGGTAAATTCCCTGATGGTGTGGGGCAATTAGTGCGTGAATTCTCAGCCATGCAAACTCCTATGGCCTACCCCTTTATCACGGAAACAGAGCAAGCCATTGAACCAAAATACTGGATGGACGTGCCCTCAGCTGATAAAGCAGGTTATATCAAGCTCATGCGCGAGTCGCGAATTTCTCTAACTAAAGAAGGTCTCTACGACAAAAACATGATGAGTTTTCTCAAAAAAATTCGCTGTCAATTTGACCCTTCTAACTATGAGTGCAGCATGACGGATGAATAATGGTTTAACTTGATATGCTAAAACGGGCTTTTATAAAGCCCGTTTTTTATGAAAAATACAATGTCATTTAAACCAAGCAACCAACCAGAAAATATTGGCAACAAAAAGTAATGCCGCAACGGTCTGCCAAAACTGCACAGGATGACTCTCCATCAGGGGCATACGTGGTCTGGTTAGCGTGTAATTCGGTCGTTCAAGATCTGCTTGCCACTCCCCCAAATCTTCATAGCGCTGTTCCACATCCAGACTACATGCACGCATTAAGGCCGCATCCATCCATGCTGGAACGTGAGGATTGTATTTTGATGCAGGGATATAACTTAATTTGGCAAAGTCAGCAGCAGACTGTGCAGATAGATAGTGGCTCCCATAAGGAAGCTCACCCGTAAGAATCTCATAAAATGTCACGGCAAGTGCAAACTGATCCGCCCGCGCATCAATATTCTGATCAAGCGCATACTCGGGTGCTGCGTATTCAAGCGCTCCAGGACGAACCCGTCGCTCTGTCACACTGCCCACTTGCGCACTACCGAAGTCAATCAGCTTTAAATGCTCATGGCCTTGGTCGTCACGCCAGACCATGAAGTTGTCCGGTTTGACATCTTGATGGAGAGTTTCACGGCGATGAAGCGCCCGTAATGCCCGAACAGCAGGGCGCACAAAACGAATTACGGTTTCAACCGGTGCATTGGGATTTGCCTCTCGCCATCTGCGTAGCGTACATCCGGACAGATACTCTTGAACCAGATATAAGAATTGCCGAGGCTGCTCAGGCGCTAAGGTCTGGACTATATCAGGATGCTCAATACGCTGACCAATCCAGTCTTCTTGAACAAAAGCATGAAGTGTCGCAACATTATCACTAAATTGCTGAGATGGTGCTTTTAGAATGACATGCTTCTGATTACTCAACAGCACTGCGTGATAAATGCTGCTGCGGCTATTTGCGTGTAGCTCACCAACGATCTCATATCCATCGACCTTGTAGCCCGGCTTTAGATTGTCGGGTAAAAGCGGTGGAAAGCTTGCCAAATCAGGTGGATGATTATGGGAAACTTCAAGCGTCTGGATATGGATGAGTTGGCAAGATTGATTATCAGAGCTGCCCGAATTTTGTGCGAGTGTTGCCATCTGCTTGACGCAGCGCTCTAAATGATCTGTTGAGAATTGGCCCAGATTAGTGTTTTCCTGAATCAAATCCGATAAAGTCTGTGCAGACAATACGCCGTGAATACCATCAGTCGTGAGTAAGAAGTAATCTCCAACTTGGACATCAACCTCCAAGTAATCGACCTCAACACGCCAATCCATGCCCAATGCACGAATAAGTTGCTCAGAGCTCCCTGTTTGAATCGTATGATCTTTGGTCAGGCACTCCAATGACTGTTTGATAGGATGATCACGCCCTTGTTGAGCGGGTCTAAATCGCCAGACGCGAGAGTCTCCCACATGAAAGATATGCGCCGACTGCTCATAAATAATGACCGCACTAAATGTGGTGAGATGCGTACTATAGCGGTGGTTATAATGCTGCCCCTGACCATGCAGCCACCGGTTAATCGCGGTTAACACCCGATAACCCGCTGTTTTGATCGACCAATTCAAATCTGTAGCCAGAAAGTCGCTACAAAAATTACGCGTTGCAATCATCGCTGCTGGACCACCCGATTCGGCTGAACTCACACCATCAGCAATAGCCGCAATCATCATATGTGCGCTACGTCCAAACCCTTCGGGTAAGTGCATAACCAATGCATCATCATTAGCGGCTTTTGGGCCTTTATCACTATATTGAGCCGCGGTAACAACGAGTGGCATGGCTGCTTATCACCTTATCCATTTTGATCATTTATTGTTTATTGATTCTGCTTTGATCATAACTTAAAAATAAAACGGGATGATCAAAGTCCTCTGACCATCCCAGCCTATCCGCTCACTTTAAAATGAGCGCATCGCATCGGTTATTTACTCAACAGCTATTTTCTCAATACGACCATCAGGGTGAACTTCGATCATATGACCACGAGGCTCAGAAATGAAGAATGACCCTATAAATGCGAGGGCAGCAGTTCCCGCCAACACATAAAAAAAGCCAGTCGGTGATACCATTGAAAATACGGTTAAGAACAAAACACCGCCCACATTGCCATATGCGCCAGCCATACCCGCAATTTGACCTGTCATACGGCGCTGAATCAAGGGAACAATCGAGTACACCGCACCACAAGCACCTTGCACAAAAATTGATGTTGCCAAAACCACACCAACGGCCATCGCTAGTGTCCAGCCACTATTGCCCATTTGCGACATAAGCGCATAGCCCAGCGTTTGACCCAGCAAGCAAATCATGAGTACTCGGCGGCGTCCTTTAGCATCTGACAGGTAGCCACCACCTGGTCGTGCAAACAAGTTCATCACCGCAAAGCATCCCGCTGTTAAGCCCGCCAAACTTTTGGACACCTCAAAATGATCGATAAAGAACTGCGGTAACATCGAGACCACCGCAAGCTCAGAACCGAAACAAGCCATATATGCAAGATTCAAAATTGCCACTTGTTTGAACTGATAACGCGGGGGCACAGGTGCATTAGCCACGAATAAATGCTTATTCACATGCCAAATTTTATAATATTGATAGACCGTTAAAAGCAAAATAGCCAGATAAGCGATTTGCGTCTCACCCGCGCTGAGGAGTTTTAATCCAGCGGGTGACAAACGCCATGCGAGTAACACCAAAGCAAGGTACAAAGGAGCTGTCATAAAGGCATAGAAAACAAAATCCCCTTTCGTCGTGACCTCTAAACCGCCAGCTTTCATCGGACGGAAATAGGTTGAACCTTCAGGCGTATCTCTTACACCGCGATAAAACACATAACTGTAAAGAATCGCAATAATCCCCGTAGTTGCTACTGCTGCGCGCCAGCCATCAGCTCCACCGAATACATGGAAGGCAAGAAAAGGCATAGACATAGAAGCCACTGCTGCTCCGAAGTTACCCCAGCCACCGTAGATGCCTTCGGCAATGCCCACTTCACGTGCTGGGAACCACTCTGAAATCAGTCGAATGCCGATCACAAATCCGGCACCCACAAACCCGAGCAAGAAACGCATCACCGCAAGCTGGTTATAGGTTTGTGCAGTTGCAAAGAGCAAGCACAGGATGCCGCTGATTAGCAGTAAAGCACTATAAGACTTCCGAGGGCCTATCTTATCGACCAACACACCAATCAAAACCCGTGCTGGAATCGTCAATGCAACGTTAAGCATCAATAAGGCTTTCACCTGTGCATCGCTCATGCCGAAATACACTTTCAGTGTAGGCATGAGTGAGGCATGTGCGAACCAAATCAAAAAGGTAATAAAAAATGCTAACCATGAATAATGCAAGATACGAATGCGTGGCACAGCAAAATTAAACAACGGGATACGATTAGCCAAAACAAGACACTCCCAAACAGCGCATGAATTTCAAAAAGTGCTTAATACTGAGCAAGGATAACCCCCATCCGAGTCAAACATTAAACCTGATAAATATTTACTTAATTAATGATGTGCAATCAGTACATTATCACCATCAACAGTGACTTGGTATGTCTTAAGTGACACGGTTTCATCTTCTAAGCACAGACCTGTTTTTAAATCAAAATGCTGCTTGTAGATTGGCGATGCCACCACATCATAGCCTTTTAAATTACCAGTGATTCCACGCGCGATCACATTCGCTTGACTAAAGGGATCGTAGTTGGACACGGCATAGACATTGCCATCTTTTAAACGGAAGATCGCAACTTGTTCGCCTTGAACAAGAGCTGGAACGCCAACAAGGGGTGTTAGGTCAGTCAATGTGCATATTTTCTCTAACATGACGATTCTCTTAAAATTTAATTAAACAGTTAAATAAACCAATCTTAAAAAAACTTCCTTCCACAATAGAAGGAAGTGGGATAAAACGTTTATGCCATCTCAACGATCGTAATACGCCCAGCTTTTTCTGCTGGTGTCGCAGGACGAATCTGTCCACGCTCTTCAACGAAGACAATGTTGTCATCAGGCTGATTAGAGTTAACAAAAGGTTGAAAACGTTTGAGGATTTCGGGATCGTTGACTGCAGTTTTCCATTCACATTGGAACGTATCCACCACATATTGCATTTGCGCTTCGAGTTCAGCAGCCAGACCCAAGGAATCGTTAATCACTACATCCTTAAGGTAATCCAGTCCGCCTTCCATGTTGTCGCGCCAAACACTTGTGCGCTGTAAACGATCCGCAGTTTTGACATAGAACATCAAGAAGCGATCAACATACTTTATGAGAGTTTCACTATCCAAATCAGATGCGAGTAGTTCAGCATGGCGGGGTTTCATACCACCATTACCACAGACATAAAGATTCCAGCCATTTTCGGTCGCGATCACGCCAACATCCTTGCTTTGTGCTTCAGCACACTCACGTGTACAGCCAGACACGGCAAACTTGATTTTGTGTGGGGAACGTAAACCGCGATAGCGATTTTCAAGTTGAATAGCAAAGCCAACAGAATCCAGCATACCGTAACGACACCACGTTGAACCTACGCAAGATTTAACCGTGCGCAATGACTTGCCATACGCATGACCGGACTCAAATCCTGCATCGATCAGTTCTTTCCAGATCAGCGGAAGTTGCTCTAAACGTGCACCAAACAAGTCGATACGCTGACCACCGGTCACTTTGGTATACAGCTTATATTTCTTAGCAACCGAGCCTACAGCAATTAAGCCGTCTGGCGTAACTTCCCCACCAGCCATGCGCGGCACGACAGAGTAAGTGCCGTCTTTTTGCAGGTTGGCCATGTAGTAGTCATTGGTATCCTGTAGACCTGCAAGTGGTTTTTTCAGCACATGCTCATTCCAAAGCGATGCAAATATACTTGCAGCCGTCGGTTTACAGATATCACAGCCGTCATGCTGACCATTACCATGTTTATCGAGTAAAGCATCAAACGATTTAATTTCACCGACTTTGCACAGATGGAAGAGTTCTTGACGAGAATAAGCAAAGTGTTCGCAGATGTCTTTCTTGACCTCGACACCCATTTTTTCAAGTTCAGCATTCATGACCTGTTTCACAAGTGCAGCACAGCCACCACACGATGTTGCTGCCTTCGTTCCAGACTTGATGGCATCATAATCCATGCAGCCCTTTGCCACTGCATCGCAGATTTCACCTTTGCTTACGTTGTTACAAGAGCAAATCGTTGCGGTCATGGGTAATGCATCAGCGCCTAAAGCAGGCTTCGCAGATCCGTCAAAACTAGGCAGAATCAAGGCTTGGGCATTGTCGGGCAAATCCATATTATTGAGCATGAGTTGCAGTAAGCCGCCATAAGCTTCAACATCACCAATCAACACTGCACCCAATAACTTTTTGCCATCCGCAGAAACAACCAGCTTTTTATAAATCTCGTTAGGTTCATCCACATAGACAAAGCTTTGTGCGCCCGCAGTTGCACCATGCGCATCACCAATCGATGCCACATCCACGCCCATCAGCTTCAGC comes from the Aquirhabdus parva genome and includes:
- the nirB gene encoding nitrite reductase large subunit NirB, which codes for MRIVVVGHGMVGHRFVEVLARDASAVSLETPIDVTVLCEEHLPAYDRVQLTSYFSGKTADDLSLVAPNFFEDSGFKLHLGKGATEVDRAAKTVTTTSGEKIPYDKLVLATGSFPFVPPLPGKDRQDCLVYRTIEDLEAMKVSAKRSKVGVVVGGGLLGLEAAKALRDLGLETHVVEFAPRLMAVQIDDGAGKVLRNKIAALGVGIHLGKNTTEIVDGETCRHRMNFADGSHLETDMILFSAGIRPRDELARQAGLDVGPRGGIAIGNECLTNDPDVYAIGECALWEGRIYGLVAPGYQMAETAAHSIIAHEKKKEFVGADMSTKLKLMGVDVASIGDAHGATAGAQSFVYVDEPNEIYKKLVVSADGKKLLGAVLIGDVEAYGGLLQLMLNNMDLPDNAQALILPSFDGSAKPALGADALPMTATICSCNNVSKGEICDAVAKGCMDYDAIKSGTKAATSCGGCAALVKQVMNAELEKMGVEVKKDICEHFAYSRQELFHLCKVGEIKSFDALLDKHGNGQHDGCDICKPTAASIFASLWNEHVLKKPLAGLQDTNDYYMANLQKDGTYSVVPRMAGGEVTPDGLIAVGSVAKKYKLYTKVTGGQRIDLFGARLEQLPLIWKELIDAGFESGHAYGKSLRTVKSCVGSTWCRYGMLDSVGFAIQLENRYRGLRSPHKIKFAVSGCTRECAEAQSKDVGVIATENGWNLYVCGNGGMKPRHAELLASDLDSETLIKYVDRFLMFYVKTADRLQRTSVWRDNMEGGLDYLKDVVINDSLGLAAELEAQMQYVVDTFQCEWKTAVNDPEILKRFQPFVNSNQPDDNIVFVEERGQIRPATPAEKAGRITIVEMA